In Edaphobacter paludis, a single window of DNA contains:
- a CDS encoding histidine kinase yields the protein MPSREPLDRSTKSPEEWLEKVAPEKKGGIFKLFLGYAPGVGKTYNMLSEAIRRKQRGEDIVVGVVEAHGRPRTAELVNQLEQIPRKKIEYRGVVFEEMDLDGILARHPQIVLIDELAHTNIEGSKHRKRYEDVLAVLAANIDVLATMNVQHIESVAPTVQSITGIQIRETVPDWLVQRADEIVMADLTPEALQTRMRRGDIYGVDRAEKALANFFRRGNLIALRELALQHVTKAVDRTLTAYMDAKRIQEQWAVRERVAVCISSSSASQILITRGARIAEGVGGELFVLHIDTGDGDEEQSTLATNIQFARNLGAQVVTIKGTSVAHAAAEFVREKRITHIIFGRTAVSGFRKYLYYWAIQHFLSEAPNVDVHIVTQHRERE from the coding sequence ATGCCTAGCCGCGAGCCATTAGACCGCAGTACCAAGAGCCCGGAAGAGTGGCTTGAAAAAGTTGCGCCTGAAAAGAAGGGCGGAATCTTTAAGCTCTTTCTCGGTTATGCGCCCGGCGTCGGCAAAACCTACAACATGCTCAGCGAAGCCATTCGCCGTAAACAGCGTGGCGAAGACATTGTTGTCGGCGTGGTAGAAGCTCATGGTCGTCCTCGAACAGCGGAACTTGTCAACCAGCTTGAACAGATCCCGCGGAAGAAGATCGAATATAGAGGAGTTGTCTTCGAGGAGATGGACCTCGACGGGATTCTTGCTCGCCATCCACAGATCGTCCTTATCGACGAGCTGGCCCATACCAATATTGAAGGCAGTAAGCATCGCAAGCGCTACGAAGATGTTCTCGCTGTATTGGCTGCCAACATCGATGTGCTCGCAACGATGAACGTTCAACACATCGAGAGCGTTGCGCCTACGGTGCAGAGCATCACAGGTATCCAGATCCGCGAGACCGTGCCTGACTGGCTGGTGCAGCGCGCCGACGAAATCGTTATGGCTGACCTGACTCCAGAGGCTCTCCAGACTCGGATGAGACGCGGCGATATCTATGGGGTCGACCGAGCCGAAAAAGCTCTTGCCAACTTTTTCCGCCGCGGCAATCTCATCGCCCTCCGCGAACTGGCCCTGCAACATGTCACCAAAGCCGTGGACCGCACACTCACCGCTTATATGGACGCCAAACGCATCCAGGAGCAGTGGGCTGTTCGCGAGCGGGTGGCCGTCTGCATCAGTTCCAGCAGCGCGTCTCAAATTTTGATTACTCGCGGCGCACGCATCGCCGAGGGTGTCGGGGGCGAACTCTTCGTGCTCCACATCGATACTGGAGACGGTGACGAAGAGCAGAGTACGCTTGCGACGAACATTCAGTTCGCGCGTAATCTTGGCGCTCAGGTTGTCACGATAAAAGGTACAAGCGTTGCCCACGCAGCAGCGGAGTTCGTTCGCGAAAAACGTATCACGCACATCATCTTTGGCCGGACCGCTGTCAGCGGTTTCCGCAAGTATCTTTATTACTGGGCCATCCAGCACTTTCTCTCAGAAGCGCCAAACGTCGATGTTCACATCGTCACGCAGCATCGGGAGCGGGAATGA
- a CDS encoding ATP-binding protein, whose product MVKSALRYSISTAVIAVIVAVYFHWEHANEMTVALTCLMVILLVAANWGLRHAIYLSILSSAAINFFFLPPIGTFTIGDSRNWVALAAFLLTGIVASQLAERARREAKRSRFRQREAERLYEFSQQMLVTGNVIDLLNSLPGMIATTFNLPGAAVYLREKDRVYRSSPNYMDVTADELRDAAFTRDRRVDEARSVTLSPILLGTRPIGAVGITGTGASPEALDAVCGLAAIAIERVNAVETLTRVEASRESERLRNALLDSVAHELRTPLTSITAAITTLQTNTALDSNQRAEMMKVIEEEAARLNHLVGQAMEMAALDAHDIKLDKQLHSMREAVDLALEAVQPQLKTHPVEVRLPDSLPPVEMDIDWIAKVIQHLLDNAAKYSSEGSPIFISAEVSKHRLVTSVADRGAGIDDFERMLIFDKFYRGQGQRYRVQGTGMGLAIAKAIVEAHGGAIEVTSQPSQGSVFSFYLPLRDL is encoded by the coding sequence ATGGTCAAAAGCGCGCTTCGCTATAGTATTTCAACGGCCGTTATTGCTGTCATTGTAGCCGTGTACTTCCATTGGGAGCACGCGAACGAAATGACGGTGGCATTGACCTGCCTGATGGTCATCCTTCTGGTGGCCGCAAACTGGGGTCTTCGCCATGCCATTTATCTTTCGATATTGTCATCCGCTGCCATTAATTTCTTCTTCCTTCCTCCAATTGGTACGTTCACCATTGGCGATTCACGGAATTGGGTGGCACTCGCAGCATTTCTACTGACGGGGATCGTGGCGAGCCAGCTTGCGGAACGGGCACGCCGGGAGGCCAAGAGATCGCGCTTCCGCCAACGGGAGGCAGAACGCCTTTACGAATTCAGCCAACAGATGCTGGTGACCGGCAATGTAATCGACCTGCTGAACTCGTTGCCCGGGATGATTGCAACAACATTCAACCTTCCTGGCGCTGCCGTTTATCTCCGCGAGAAGGACCGCGTATACAGGTCGAGCCCGAATTACATGGACGTAACCGCGGATGAGCTTCGGGATGCCGCCTTCACGCGAGATCGCCGGGTGGATGAGGCGCGATCGGTCACTCTGTCGCCTATCCTGCTGGGGACGAGACCTATCGGCGCGGTAGGCATCACCGGCACGGGCGCCTCGCCCGAGGCGCTGGATGCCGTTTGCGGACTGGCAGCAATTGCCATCGAGCGGGTCAACGCCGTCGAAACCCTTACCCGAGTGGAAGCGTCTCGCGAGAGTGAGCGGCTGCGGAATGCTCTGCTCGATTCTGTCGCTCACGAACTACGCACTCCTTTAACCTCGATTACAGCGGCGATTACAACCCTGCAGACAAATACTGCACTTGATTCGAACCAGCGCGCAGAGATGATGAAGGTGATTGAAGAAGAGGCTGCCCGACTGAATCACCTGGTCGGTCAGGCGATGGAGATGGCGGCGCTGGACGCCCACGACATCAAGCTGGATAAGCAACTGCATTCCATGCGCGAGGCTGTAGACCTGGCATTGGAGGCGGTACAGCCCCAGCTTAAAACGCATCCTGTCGAGGTCCGGCTGCCGGATTCGCTTCCCCCCGTGGAGATGGATATCGATTGGATAGCCAAGGTAATTCAGCATTTGCTTGACAACGCCGCAAAATACTCCTCAGAGGGAAGCCCGATTTTTATCAGCGCGGAGGTCTCGAAGCACCGGCTCGTGACCAGCGTCGCCGATCGTGGCGCAGGCATCGATGACTTTGAACGCATGTTGATCTTCGACAAGTTCTACCGTGGCCAGGGACAACGCTATCGTGTGCAGGGTACGGGAATGGGGTTGGCCATTGCCAAGGCCATCGTGGAGGCGCACGGGGGGGCGATTGAGGTGACCAGTCAGCCTTCTCAGGGATCTGTGTTTTCTTTCTACCTGCCGCTAAGAGACCTCTAG
- a CDS encoding pyridoxal phosphate-dependent aminotransferase, with translation MSTTATKIFADRIGRIEVSATMAITAAALKLKSEGVNLADFGAGEPHFATPRHIKDAAIDAIEKNFTRYTNVAGIPEVRKAIVDRHTADFGSNYTPEECVFTTGGKLALFNAIQVLVDHGDEVILPVPYWVSFKDIIQYAGGKVVLVQTDEAENFRVTAKMIEAAITPKTKAIILNTPSNPSGAVVSPEDLEAIVRLAHKHEIYVLLDECYVYLNFAGEIVSGGSFTDCKEHVVVLGSLSKTYAMTGWRAGFALGPKPIIAAMSKLQSQSTSNTASMVQRASIAAVSGSQQCVTEMRADYIKLRDQVLAGLKTIPGLTCTVPQGAFYVYPNVKSFIGKGGVKSASDLAAKLLSEAHVVVVPGEAFGTDEHIRLSYAVSHEVIDEGVKRMQAYFATLG, from the coding sequence ATGAGCACAACAGCTACCAAGATATTTGCGGACCGCATAGGCCGCATTGAAGTTTCAGCGACGATGGCAATCACAGCGGCGGCGCTCAAACTGAAGTCGGAAGGTGTCAACCTGGCGGACTTTGGCGCAGGCGAGCCGCACTTTGCGACGCCAAGGCATATCAAGGACGCGGCCATCGATGCCATCGAGAAGAACTTTACCCGCTATACGAATGTTGCGGGTATTCCCGAGGTGCGGAAGGCGATCGTGGATCGTCATACGGCCGACTTCGGCTCGAACTATACGCCCGAGGAGTGCGTGTTCACGACCGGCGGAAAGCTCGCCCTGTTCAATGCGATCCAAGTGCTTGTGGACCATGGCGATGAGGTGATTCTGCCAGTTCCCTACTGGGTCTCCTTCAAGGACATCATTCAGTATGCGGGCGGCAAGGTGGTGCTGGTTCAGACTGACGAAGCGGAGAACTTCCGCGTCACCGCCAAGATGATCGAGGCTGCGATCACCCCGAAGACGAAAGCTATTATTTTAAATACGCCCTCGAATCCGTCGGGCGCGGTAGTATCGCCGGAAGACCTGGAAGCGATCGTCCGGCTGGCGCATAAGCACGAGATTTATGTGCTGCTTGATGAGTGCTACGTATATCTGAACTTCGCCGGCGAAATTGTCAGCGGCGGCTCGTTCACCGACTGTAAGGAACATGTCGTAGTTCTGGGTTCCCTGTCGAAGACGTATGCGATGACGGGCTGGCGCGCCGGCTTCGCGCTGGGACCAAAGCCAATCATTGCGGCGATGAGCAAGTTGCAGTCGCAGAGCACATCGAACACAGCGAGCATGGTGCAACGCGCTTCGATCGCCGCTGTGAGCGGATCGCAACAATGCGTCACCGAGATGCGTGCGGACTATATTAAGCTGCGCGATCAAGTGCTGGCGGGACTCAAGACAATTCCTGGATTGACCTGCACCGTGCCTCAGGGCGCGTTCTACGTTTATCCCAACGTGAAAAGCTTTATCGGCAAGGGCGGCGTCAAGTCGGCTTCTGACCTTGCGGCAAAGCTGCTGAGCGAAGCGCACGTTGTTGTGGTTCCAGGTGAAGCATTCGGAACGGACGAACATATTCGGTTGTCCTATGCGGTTTCGCATGAGGTAATTGATGAAGGCGTCAAGCGGATGCAGGCATATTTTGCAACGCTGGGCTAA